The following is a genomic window from Manihot esculenta cultivar AM560-2 chromosome 9, M.esculenta_v8, whole genome shotgun sequence.
AAAGAGGGAAGTAAAACCTTTCCAGAGTTTCTAAAACATTGCCTGACTCTATTGAAAAAACCTTATCCTGATTTTCAGGACGAAGCCTTTTTAAATACGATTGAGTCAGCCTACAAAATCTTTTTGACTCCACAAGGAAAACCAGTTAAAGATATCCATCCACCCTTGACTGATCTCACctacaaaataaacgacaactCTCAAGCAGAATGTATTCCATTCGCCCATAAAGGCAGTGAGAACCCAATAGCCAGACAACAAAATTTCACAAACCTTAGTCTACATACTATTGGACAACAGTTGAACAGGGTAGAAAATCAAGTCTCCAGGTTAAAATCCTCGACAGACATTCTTCCTAAAAGGGAGAAAGGCGAGACCTCTGGCACAAAAATCAAGGAAAAGGTGTTGTTTAAACCCATGGAAACCAAGAGTATTCGTTTATAGTTGATGATCGAGAAGAAATGTTGGACGAGCTGACTAAAAGGTTAGCAAAGTTAGGATTGGGCGGAGACGCCAAGAAAAAGTCCATCCCACTAACCGTGGAAGAAGACTCTGAAACTTCTGAAGAAGAAATAGATTCTCctaaaaaaggagaagaagaatacATAAATCAAATAGAAACAATGCTAAAAGCATCGGAACCCAATGAGGTCAATAGGATAACTTATCCTAAACCTCAAGCAACAATGAATATAAAGCCTTATTACCCCAGGCCATCTCCAATCAATCTACAGTATGAAGATACAAGCTACAGCATGCAGAATAAAGGGTAATGATGACCCTACAATAGCCAAAGCCTTAATATCAGGCTTCACAAGCCAGCTAAAAGGCTGGTGGGATTTTTCAGTCTCCACTGAGGGTAAAACCGAGATATTTGGAATGACAAAACAAGAAGGAGAAAATATGGTACCCAATTGTGTTAATACCCTATTATACACAATAGGGTTACACTTTATCGGATCAGCCAGCATGTATGCAGACAGATCATAGGAGCagttaataaatttgaaatgtCCTGATTTGTCGCATTTCAAAAGGTACAAAGATACCTTCTTCTCTTTGTATTGAAAATGCCTCGTGGAAGTGGTTCTGGTTCTACTCAAGGGGGTGGTAAACCAAGTGAAGATATTGGGTGGAAGTTTGCAACACGTACAGGAAAAAAAGGAGAACTGATTTGTAATTTTTGTGGGAGAAAAGTCACAGGTGGAATAACAAGATTGAAGTTACATTTGGCTAACATACCTGGTCAAATTGCAGATTGTCAGAAAGTTTCTTCCCAAGTTAAGAAGGATATGGCCGCTGTCCTGAAAGAATACGAATTAGCTACATAggataaagaaaaaagagaaagagaattagaagaagaaattatgaatataaatagaatcgaagatgatgaagaggaggaggaggaggacatCGAAATGGAAATGGCGAGACGGGAGAAGAAGATGAATTTAGAAGGAGAACTGGATCTAGATTTGATGTTGGTGGTAGTAGCAGACAAGTGTTGGGTCGTTCTGCTACTACACGTGAGAGAGGTAGAGAAGCACAAAGATATGCAGAAGTATCTATACCGGCATTTCGGTTGGCTGCCACATAAGTTGAGATAGAGAGAAGCAGAGCCCAACAAAAGCAGCCAAAGTTAAAAACTAAATGGTTGAAGGCATAGAAGGAGAAAATGTTGAAAGCATTTGGAAATTTTGTTATACATAATAGGCTTCCCTTCAGTATTGTTGAGTCACCGTGGACAAAGCCACTTTCAAGAACAACAGCAGAAATCGGGCCTAATGTATCTCCACCTAGTGCTTATGAAATTGTAGAAGTTTATCTGAAAAATgagatgaaaaaatatatagccTCATTTGATGGAATATGGAAGGAGAGAGGTGTTACTATAATGTGTGATGGTTGGAGTGGGCCAACACGTATGAGTATTGTAAATTTCCTTGTCTACTCAAACAGAGGCACAGTGTTCCACAAGTCTATTGATGCATCCAATGTGGAACATAAAGATGGAgaatactattttaaaattatgaaagaagtagtggaagaaatagGCCCTCAAAAAGTTGTCCAAGTGGTAACGGACAACGAAGCTGCCATTAAATTAGGAGGGAAGAAACTGATGGAGAAATTTCCTAATCTATATTAGACTGCTTGTAGTGCTCATTGTATTGATTTGATTTTGGAAGATATTGGAAAGAAGAAGagtgtgaaaaaaataattgaccAAGCCAAGGTAATTACccaatttatttataatcataATTGGGTAGTCAATTATATGAAGAAATTCACGGACAATAGAGATATTATTCGACCTGGCATCACTAGATTTGCCACAAATTTCAGTGCTTTAGAGTATATTGTTCGTTATAAGGTGGGGCTAAGGAATATGTTCGAATCGGAGCAATGGATGATGAGCAAATATGGACAAGCAACAAGTAGTCCAGCGTGTGAAGCAAAAAAATTTGTGCTTGGCTTAGGCAGCGAAGGAAGAAACTTTTGGGAGAGAGCAcaacaaataatgaaagttcaaGAACCTCTCCTGAAGGTTTTAAGATTAGTTGATGGGGATGACAAGCCAACAATGGGATTTATATATGAGGCAATGGAGCGAGCAAAGTTGGCTATTCAAAAAAATTCCAGAAGCTATTTGGAATATTGGAGAATAATCGATGATAGATGGAATTTTCAATTGCATCATGACTTACATGCCGCTGGTAAAAACATTGTATTATAATTTGATagtttagaaaattaaattgttaaattaagagataaCTTATTATCTATCTTCGTATTTTATTTTGCAGGATATTTTctaaatcctcaatatcaatatggcCTACATGATATTGGAAATGATAATGAGATCATGTTGGATCTCAAAAATGTGATTCAACGTCTAGAGGGGGATTTAGTAAATCAAGGAAAAGCATTAAATCAAGTAAGTAACAAGCTAATTCTCAAGTGTTACTATGTTAGTGTAGTTGAAGGCTTGAAGCTTGAACTATTGCTTTTGAACCTGAAGTTAACTTACTGAAATTTGGAACATGTAGGCCTTACTTTTTCGGGACAAAATAGAGAGTTTTGGAACAGCTTTGGCGCAAAAAGCAATTAAGTTCACTAATCCAGGTACTAAGtttataaaataagtataaattatttttgttcatTCATTTTTATACAACTACgttcattaaaataataaaaatttaaaaatattttgcagCTGAGTGGTGGATTAATTATGGAGAAAGTGCTCCTGAGTTGAGAAAAATCGCTATTAAAGTACTGAGTCAAACAACTTTGACTTCAAACTGCGAGAAAAATTGGAGCACATTTTCTCTCATTCACACAAAGACAAGAAACAGATTGAAGTATCAAAAATTACATGCACTTGTCTTTGTGCACTACAACATGAGGCTGAAAATTAGAAATTTGACAAGAAAAAGCCAACAGGAGTTAGACAAGAGTTACGATCAATTAATAAAGGAGAATACTATTTTTGAAGAAGATGATCCGTTAAACTCTTGGTTGGAGAAAAGGGAATCTCCATTGCTTGATGGGCAACCAAATCCATGGTTGGATGATGAAGAGGCGGGTAATGCTCCATCACAGTCTGAATCTACCACTCAAACTCAAGGACAACAAGGTGTTGCTGGTGATGatgattcttttattttatccagCTTTAgtagtgatgatgatgatggtggTGGTGATCAAGGAGGAGTTGGAACCACAGTTGAAGGAGGTGGTAGTCGTAGTTCACAAGATCCACCTAGTCAAAGACAAAGTGGAATTAGAATTGCTTCTGAACCATCTCCAATGCGTACATATCAAAGATCAAGAGGCTCTCATAATTCTGGTACTGGTGGTGCTGAAACATCCCAAACAAGGGGTAAGGATGTTGCATATGAGGAGGAGTCAATTGATTCATTAAATTATGGATACGACACTGGCACGTATAATCCAAATTTTATGTATAGTGGTGGACCTGGTGGTTGCTCATCATCTGAAGATACTTCATCAAATTATGGGTTCCATGGCCAATTTAGAGGGGTGCCATTGCCATATCCAACAAATTATCCTCCTGCATATTCATATTACCCCTTATCAGGAGCAGAGTCAGCTTTATCATACCCTCAGCCAACTTATGGTGATCCTAATGATATTATGGGTGGTGGTTCCTTATTCAGTTTTGATCCACAACAATACTATCAACATCAGCAGCATCACCTTAATGATCAAAGCTCAGCAAGCCAAAGTCAAGACCAACAAGAACCTGCACGGCGTTCTTTTTGGTGGTTGTGAGGTTGGTAATTTCCtatatgatatttaatttaagctaaatagtatatatttgatatatttatgtttattatatatttgtatacattgttctgaattaaatctattgatatcatatcattttatgaactttgcaaattgatttgaaaaatttGCGTAGCGCCAGGCCGTTACCGTTACGTTATGGCTGTTACAGACCTGTTTCCGTTACCCGCGGCCGCTATcgcgatttaaaaccatggGTTGAGTATCCATTGAAAATGTCATTCATAATCTTTTGAAACTCAGACAGGGCATTTTTAAGCCTAAACGGCATGACGTTCCACTCATAGTGACCAAACGGGACTGTAAATGCCGTTTTGTATTTATCCTCATCTGATATTTGAATTTGCCTGTAGCCTGACTTTAAGTCAAACTTTGAGAAAACATTTGCCTCAAAGAGTCTGTTTAACAGATCTCTCTTATTAGGCAGAGGATATCTCATCCATCTTAGAGCCTTGTTTAAAGGTTTGTAATTGATAACCAATCGAGGCACTCCGCGTTCCAACTCGGCTGCATTTTCTACGTAGAATGCAGCTCCAAGGACTCTTACTCTTTCTTATTAGTCCTTTTCTTTCTAGCTCTGCTATTTCTTGTTTGCAGATTTCTAAGTGCCTGGGTCCCATGGCTATAGGTCTAGCCTTTGTAGGGATCAATGTTTCATCAAAGCCTGGTTCGTATGGTAGATTTACCACATGCTTCTTTCGTTCCCAGAATGCATTTGGACTTTCTGCACAAATGCTGTTTAGCATTGCCTCATGGATTGTTTTAATCCTTTGTTGTATTTTAGGATCATTTATCCTTTCCTCTAAGTTCCTCTGAGAAACTTCTTGTTTTAAAGAAGTGATGAACTTGGTTTTATCCTGGATGTTACATTTGAGCACATCAATTTCTTTTAGACGAGGCTGAGATATGAAATGAAAGGTGATTACCTTCCCATTAATCTCAGTGCTGATCCCTTCTTTTGCTATCCGTTGGATCGAATAAAGCATATGGAGAAATGGATTTCCCAATATGACCTTATGAGATAATCCTTTAACCATTAagaaagggatttcaaaacaaATACCTTCATTGCAGATGACTATGTTGTTGAGTTTGTACTTCACGGACATTTTGCTTCCATCTATTGTATTTAATTCCTCTAAGGTTTTATAGAAATACTTTGAAGGAACCAATCCTTCATTAATGCAATTTAAATCCGCTCCTGAATCGATCAAAGCGACAATCTGAATCATGTATTCTTTGTGTACCACTATAGTTATCTTAGTATGCCACTTGTGGGTTATTACCCTATCAACCAGATTGACATAATGAAGATCATTGATTTCTTGATCCTTtccttcttcatcatcatctgaCTCCTTTTCATCAAGTTGAGGTTCTGTTCCCCTTAGTAATTCAAGAACAAATACTCTTTCTTTTAAACCTTGCATCTCAGATTTTACTGAGTTTAATtcttccttcaattcttttatCGTAGGCTCCTTTGATTTTTTAGAGTTTTTAACTCTTTCCAGGATTTCTTTTAGATCATAAGGAGTCTATTTGAGGTCCATCTTCTTTTCCAAACGACTttgtgatgcttctggtgtgTTCCTATATATTTTGATATAAGCTTCTAgcttctctcttttcttttctggatTTTCGATATTATCGATTAAGTCCAGAATAAGATCTTCTTCTTTAGTGAGTACTAGCAAGCCGTTCATGGCACACAGAGACTTTTAGTAGTCACATCCTCCTTCACATTTTGCGTCTCCTTTTGATTCTTCTTCATAGGACGCACTCTCTTCGCTTTCTTCTGAAGTATAGTCAATGGCGTTTAGTTCCATATCTTCTTGCTCAGGATCAGTGTCATTTAGAAGTAGCTTCTCTAGTGCTTTCTTTAAGTCATCTTTAATAGTTAACGCCTGAATTTGTTGCTTCATTCTACACTTATTAGCGTAGTGACCTGCCTTTCCGCATTTGTAGCAGATAATAGTTTTCTCTGCTTTGCTCCTTTTGGGGTtaaattgtttttttcttttaggaAACTCCCTCTTAAGACttccttcaattttcttttgatCAAACCTTTTAGGTTTATGGTAGTAATGCTTTGGATGATTTTTTGGCTTCTCTCTTTCCCCCCTTAAATTTCCTGGCATAAGGAAATTTAATTGGTTGAAATCCAATCTGTTCGCAGAAGTTACCAAGGATTTGCTTACCATGAATCCGCTCTTTCTGCTTGTCTATTTCTTCTATGCCTACTTtacaggattggaagaaagctctcAAAGTTTCTAATTGGAAGGGAGTAATAATTGAAGAAATGAAAGTTTTGGCTAAAAATAAGACTTGAGAGTTAATGTCTCTTCCACATGGAAAAAAACCAGTTGGCTGCAAATGAGTGTTCACTATAAAACACATAGTAGATGAATCAATTGCAAGATCAAGGACAGACTAGTTGTCAAGAGATACACTCAAACCTAGGGAGTGGACTACCATAAGACATTTTCCCCTGTTGCCAAAATGAACTCAATTAGAGTATTGTTATCTTGTGCTGCTAATCTTGACCGGAACCTACAATGATTTAATGTGAAAAATGCATTCATCCACAAAGTCTTAGAGGAAGAAGTGTATATGAAAATCCCTCATGAATTTATTCATAACATAAGGAAAGGTATACAAactaaaaaaggctttgtatagGTTAAAGCAGTTGGTTGCAAATAAGTGTTCACTATAAAACACATAGTAGATGAATCAATTGCAAGATCAAGGACAGACTAGTTGTCAAGGGATACACTCAAACCTAGGGAGTGGACTACCAGaagacatttgccccagttgccAAAATGAACTCAATTAGAGTATTTTTATCTTGTGCTGCTAATCTTGACCGGAACCTACAGCAATTTAATGTAAAAAATGCATTCCTCAACAAAGACTTAGAAGAAGAAATGTATATGAAAATCCctcattaatttattcataaaaaacATAAGGAAAGGTATACAGACTAAAGAAGGTTTTGTATAGGTTAAAGCAGTCACCCAAAACTTGGTTTGATCGATTCAACAGTGCTATGATTTCTTTTGACTATCAACAGAGCAATACTGACCATACTCTGTTTATCAGACATCACAAGAGTAAAATTACTTTTCTCATAATCTATGTTGATAACATAGTAATAATAGGGATGACATTAAATAGATGACTCGACTGAAAAAGCTTTTGGCTCAGGAGTTCAAAACTAAAGATAAGAAAACTTCAATATCTCATGAAATCAAGATTGCCATATCAAAGAAGGAAATCTTTATTTCTCAGAGAAAATATATTCTCAATCTTTTGGAAGTAATTGGTATGCTAGAATGCAAACCAATAGAAACTCCCATTGAGAGCAATCACAAACTAAATACAGGGATTAGTGAATCAGTGGATATTGGCAAATATCAGAAGTTGGTAGACAGACTGATTCATCTTTTGCATACTCGACCAAATATAACATATGCAGTCAGCTTAGTCAGTCAATTTATACATGATCTCATGAGCCTCACATGTAAGTTGTTCTTTGTATTTTGCAATACTTGAAATCTACTCCTAGAAAAGGTCTACTATTTTTTGAACACAGTTATTTCCACATACATGCATTCATAGATGCAGACTAGGTTAGATCCTTGATGATAGTAGGTCAATTGCCAGCTACTGCACACTTGTGGGAAGAAATCTTCTCACTTGGAGAAGCAAGAAGCAAAGTATTATTGCTTGATCAAGTGTTAAAGCGAATTATAGAGATGACACAAGGTGTTTGTGAACTCTTATGATTACAAagtgaagaattttgggaaaattttgagtattcttgtatttcactcttaatctttacaattggtctacatgactatttatacacaaagaatcatatctaaataggaaacaaataataaaataataattacagagataattaaggattctaatcaaatcaaattaaatccctagaatcagctaggattagcaaataaatcaacactccccctcaagttggtgcaaagatgtcacacatgcccaacttgcaaatcaaattatggtagatcttgttgttaagccctttagtaaacacatccgcaagttgcccagtagaagtcacatgaactaggctcaagacaccgtctgttaatttttctttaatgaagtgccggtcaatttcaatgtgtttcgttcggtcatgttggactggattttgtgctatacttatagcagctttattgtcacaatacaaggttatcttgtctctctcggacaatctcaattcttccaataacttctgcaaccataagagttcgcacactccttgggccattgctctgtattctgtttccgcacttgaccgagcaacaacactttgttttttgctcctccaagtgacaaggttcccccccacaactgtgcagtagccagaggtggatctcctgtcatcgagagatcctgcccaatctgcatctgtaaaagttTCAATTCGGAGGTGACtatgtttggagtaaagaatTCCTTTCTCTAGCGCAGACTTCAAgtatctcaagatgcgaagtacagcttgcatatgagtctcgcgagggtcatgcatgaattggctgactaagctaacagcatatgctatatccggtcgagtgtgCGAGAGATAgatcaaccttcctaccaatctctgatatcttccaatatccacggactcaccagCTCCTGTCTtcagcttgtgattactttcaatgggagattctgctggtttacacctcatcataccagtttcttccaaaagatctagaatgtactttctttgggagatgaaaattcctttttctgatctagccacctcgatacctaggaaatattgc
Proteins encoded in this region:
- the LOC122724486 gene encoding uncharacterized protein LOC122724486, with protein sequence MFESEQWMMSKYGQATSSPACEAKKFVLGLGSEGRNFWERAQQIMKVQEPLLKVLRLVDGDDKPTMGFIYEAMERAKLAIQKNSRSYLEYWRIIDDRWNFQLHHDLHAAGYFLNPQYQYGLHDIGNDNEIMLDLKNVIQRLEGDLVNQGKALNQALLFRDKIESFGTALAQKAIKFTNPGTKFIK